GAGCGGGATGAGGAACAGCAGGTGGACCGCGCGCTGGAGGCGGGGCTCGAGCGTGCCGTATCCCGCGGTGTAGAAATGGAAGAGGGCGGCCGCCACCGCGTAGGCGCCGGCCGCCCAGTAGACCCACCCGTCGAGCTTTCTGATCCTCCCGCCTCCGACGCGTCAGGCCCCGACGGGCGCGGCTACTTGAGCCATCCCTTCTCGCGGTAGTACTTCTCCGCACCGGGGTGCAGGGCCACGCCCAGGAAGAGATAGCCCTTCGACGGATCGTAGTCGGCGAGGCTGCCGTGGATCTTCCGCACGCGGTCCGCGTTGTCGTTCAGCGCCTTGGTGATCTTGTAGGCCAGGTCGTTCGACATCGCGCTCGAGACCGTGATGGTGGTGCCCATGGTGGCGGAGACCACCGGCTCGTTGCCGTTGACCGCCTTGGGATAGGTGCCGGGCGGGATCACCCCCTCGCCCATGCCGAACTTGCCCAGGTATTCCAGCAGCGGCTTCGGGAAGGCGAGGATCTTCAGCTCGCGGCCCACCGAGGCCTCGGTGATCGAGGCGCCGGGCAGCGCCAGGAAGGTGAAGGTCCCGTCCACGTTGCGGTCCTTGAACGCGCCCGCCTGCTCCGAGTACGAGCCGCGGAAGAACTTGGTCCCGGCCGCCTCCCAGGTCTTGTAGCAGTCCGCGCTCTTGCCGGGCTGGCAGTAGCCGTAGAACTCCATGATCTTCTCGAAGACCCAGACGTCGGAGGAGCCGGGCTTGGAGATGGCCAGGCGCATCGGCTTCTTGGTCTTGAAGATCTCCTCCATGGTCATCTTGGCGAACGGCGAGTCGGCCGCGACGTAGAAATGGAAGGTGTTCAGGCTCATGTTGCCGGCGAGCGCGCGCAGCTTCTCCATCTTCTGGCCGGGATACGGATCCTCGCCGCGGTAGGCCGCGCCCAGCAGCGGCGGCAGCCCCATGCCGAGCTCGGCGTCGCCTTTCTCCACCAGCAGAGGATTCTGGGTGCCGCCGCCCGGGATCACCTTGACGTTGAGCCCGGCCTTCTCGCGCAGCAGCTCGGCCATGCCGCCCGAGATCGTGTACCAGCCGCCGCCCACCGCCCCCGCGGTCCAGGTCAGCGACTGCTGGGCGGTCGCGCTACCGGCCAGCGCGGCCACGAGGGCCAGAGTCATCACCACGAGCCCCAAACGCTTCAGCATCGGCACCGCCTCCTGTGAGAGCTCAGAACATGTTGGCTTCGGCGCGCAGTCTTCCCGCGGCGAAGCGGTCGAGGGACAATGCGTCAATATCCATGCTGCCGGCGCGGCCGTCAAGCAGGATCTCGGTCATGAGGATCCCGATCGCGGGCGCGTGCATGAAGCCGTGGCCGGAGAATCCGCAGGCCACGTAGAGGCCGGGCGCTTCGCGCGCCGGCCCGAGGATGCCGTGGTAGTCGGGGGTGAGATCGCGCACGCCCGCGTAGGCGCGCATCACCTGGGCCTCCGCGAGCGGCGGCACGCGGCGCGCGGCCGCGCGGAAGACCGCGTCGAAGGCCCCCCAGTCCACCGTGGTGTCGTGTCCCGGCTGGAGGTCCTTGTCCGTCCCGCCCATCAGCACCGCGCTCAGCCCCTGCCGGTGGACGTAGAAGCCGGTGTCCAGGTCGACGATCAGCGGAAAGACCGCGGGCAGGCTCGGCAGTGGCTCGGTGACCATCACCTGCCGACGGTACGGCCGCGACGGGATGTCGACGCCCGCCATCGCGCCGATCTCGTCGGCGTGTGGCCCCGCGCAGTCGATCACGACCGGCGCGCTCCAGTCGCCCCGGCGCGTGCGCACGCCGGTGACGCGCTCGCCGTTCAGCACGAGGCCGGTGACCGCGTGATCGGTCAGCAGCCGAAGGCCCCGACCCTTCGCGACCGAGAGGAAGCCCTGGAGCATCGAGTACGGATCGGCCGAGCCGTCGTCGGCGCAGAACGTCCCACCCACCAGATCGTCGGTGATCAGCGGGGCCAGGTGCGTCTGGATCTGGGCCGGGGTGAGCACCTCGCTCGGCACGCCGAGGCCGCGCTGCAGGCCCACGCTGCGCCGCCCCTGCTCGAGGGTATCCTCGGAGGTCGTGACGAAGAGGTAGCCATGGCGGATGAAGTCCACCGAGCAGCCGAGGATCTCGCGGTCGTGCGTGAAGTAGCGATAGGAGAGCTGCGTGAGACGCACGTTGGCCTCGGTGGAGAACTGGAAGCGCACGCCCCCGGTGGCCTTCGAGGTGGCGCCGGTTCCCGGTAGGGCCTCCTTCTCCAGCATCACCACCCGCAGCCGGGGATCGCGCTCGAGCAGGTGAAACGCCACCGACCCGCCGATGATGCCGGCTCCGACGATGATGACGTCGGCGGTCTGGGTCACGCGGGCCGCGTGCTCACTCGGGACGCGGCGACAAGCCGTGCCGCAGCGACTCGTGCACCATGCGGACCAGCGTGGTGATGTCGAAGACGGGCAGGCCGGTGGCGGCCTGGATGTCGGCTCGGTAGGGCGGCATGTTGGTGCACTCGAGCACGATCGCGCCGACCTCGGGGTTCCGGGCGACCATCCGCCGGGCCACCGTGAGGTGCTCCTGGCGCGCGGCCTCCACGTCCAGTGAGAGGAGATCGTCGAGCAGCACGCGGGTGAACTCCTTCTCACCCTCGAGTCCCGCGACGACCAGCGGCGTGTCCGGGGATATGCCCGCGCCCGCCAGGTGCTCGCTCCCGAGCGACGTGGAGTCGACGGTGAGCACGCCGACCGCGCGGCCGGGGGGCAGCATGCGCTGCACCAGCGGCACCAGCATCAGGCTCGACGTGAACACCGGGATCGCCACCGCCGCCGCCATCTCGGGCTGGAACTTGGCCAGAAAACCGCAGTTGGTCGTCACCGCCCGCACGCCCTCGCGCTCGAGGAAGCGCGCGCCCTCGATGAAGGCGGGCAGCAGCTCGCGCTGGCCCTGGCGCACCACCCGATCGGGCGAGGCGCCGGTCACGCGGTGGTAGCGCACCGGGAAGTCGAACGTGCCCGCGTTGCCCATGTCCCCCGGGATCCGCGGGAAGCGGGTGTCGAGCATGAGGATGCCGACCGAGAAGCCGTAGAGGTTGGTGCCGCCCTGCACTCGCATGGGGCTAGTTCAGCCGGGCCAGCTTCTGGCGCACGCGGCGAAGCTGGCTGCGCACCTGCTCGTGGTCGCCCGCGTCGGGGAACTCGGTGAGATAGCGCTCCCAGTCGGCCACCCCGCGCTCGAGCCGGCCCATGCTGCTCCACGCGGTGCCACGGTCGCGCCGCTCGCCCGCCGCGGTGGGATCGAGCGCGAGGAGCCGGTCGATGACCCGCACCACCTTGTCCCACGCCTCCTGCCGCCAGTAGATGCCCTTGAGATTGGCCAGCATGCGCGCGAGGAAGTGGCGGTTGTCCACCGGCGCGAAGTGAGCCGGCGTGAGACGCACCGGCCGGCCGAGCGCGCGATTCACCACCTGGCCGCAGGTCTCCACGGTGAGGATCGCGCCGCGATTGAAGGGGTCGAGCAGCACGTGCTCCCCCGCGATGCGCGCGCCGGTGATGAAGTGGCCGGGCAGCCCGATGCCCTCCATCTCGAGGCCGAGCCGCCGACCCGTCTCGATCAGCACGAGCGAGAGCGTGATGGGGATGCCGACGCGGCGATCCAGCACCTCGTTGAGGTGGCTGTTGCGCGGGTCGTAGTAGTCGGCGCGGTCGCCCGCGAACCCCATCTCCTCGAACAGGAACTCGCGCAGCCGATGCAGGCGCGACAGGGCGTCGCCCGCGCGTCGGGCGGGCTCGGCCGCGTCGGCCAGCCCATTCAAGTGGCTCAGGTACCCGTCCACGTCGAGGCCGGGCTGCTCGGCCGCCGCGATGAGCAGTGCGGCTCGGGCCAGCGGAACCTCCGGATCGGGACGTCGGACCGCGGCGGTGAACTCGGCCAGCGAGGGGTCTGGATCCATCAACAGCCGGGGGCGTGGTGGATGCCCGCGGTGCGCAGCGCCGCCCCCTGCAGCTCCTCGGCGAGCGTCAGCGTGCGAACCGCCGCGCGCCGCGCCGCCTCCTGCGCCCCCGGTGTCGTCGCCAGCTTGAGGAGGAGCGACCGGCCGAGCTGGTGATGGAAGCGCTCGTCGGGCTCGATGATTTCGCGGTAGAGGGTCGCCGTCATGGCGTCGCCCGCGCGATCGCAGAACTCGATGAACTGGCGGTTCTTCACCACCGCGATGGCCTCCCGGGTGAACTGCCCCGCCGCCACGCGCTCCACGGTGGTCTCGAGCGCGTCGAGATAGTTGAACAGGGGCCCGAAGCCCTGAGCGAGCGGATCGAAGCCGCGCGCGTCGAAGCCCAGCTCGCCCAGGCGGTCGGCGATCATCCGGTAGTGCTTGGCCTCGTCGCCGGCCTGGCGCGCGAAGGCCATCTTCACCTCGACGTCGCTCGTGCCGACCAGCCAGCGGGCCGCGATCTCGGTGGCCTCGATCTCGTTCTTCAGGGCGACCTTCAGGAGATTGGTCACGGTCAACGCGCCGGAGACCTCCGGCTTGAGCGTCGCGTCCGGCTCCAGCCGGCGCAGCACCGCCTGGTTGGCCTCGTCGAGCCGGGCGACGAATTCCTCGGCGGTCATGCGGCGAGCCCGCGCTGCAGGAGATCGGGCAGCTCCCGGGTCAAGGCTTCCTTGGTGACCACTCGGCGGCAGCGCGCGTGCAACGGCTGGGTTGCGCGGGCGAGGGCGTGGGTGGTGAACCCCAGCACCGCGACCGCGGGGGCCGCATCGAGGGCCGCGAAGATGGCGTCGTAGTCCCAATCATTCATCGTAAGATCCACGATAGCTAAATCGGCGGACCCCGGCGACGACGGGCCGAGAATCGCGTCGAGCTCCTCGGGCGTGCGGGCGAAGCTGAGCGGGGTGCCCACGAGGCGCGCGGTCTCGCGGATGCGGGCGACGAAGAAGAGATCCCGGACGACGGCGACCACCTTCATCGCCCGGCTGCTCCTAGTCGTCCTGCTCCTCGGCGCCGAGCCAGTACTTGTTCCACTCGGCGAGATGGGTCAGGGTCGTGAAGTCGCGCATGCGATCGAGGTAGACCACGCCGTTCAGGTGATCGGTCTCGTGCTGGACGACCCGGGCGAAGAACTCCTTGGCTACCACCTCGATCTTGCCGCCGTCGCGGTCGCGCGCCTCCAGCCGCACGCTGCCGAAGCGCGGGACCACGCCCCGCATGTCGGGCACCGAGAGGCAGCCCTCCCAGCCGTCTTCCTTCTCCTCGGTCAGGGGGGTCACCACCGGATTGATCAGCACCGTGAGGGGAATGGCGGGAGCGTCGGGATAGCGCGGGTTGCCGTGCACCTCGATCACGCAGATCTGCTTGAGCGCGTGCACCTGGTTGCCGGCGAGCCCGGCCCCGTTGTACTCGCGCATGGTCTCCACCATGTCGTCGATCAGGCGCTGGGTCTCGGCGGCGCGGATCTCGCCGATCGGCACCGGGAGCGCGCGCTGCCGGAGCACCGGATGTCCAAGACGGGCGACCTTCAGGATGGCCATGCCTCTCTCCTCTCGCGGTCGGATTGTAGCATAGCCCCTCCGGCGCGCTCGAAGGCGGCCAGCACCTTCGGCCATCGGGGATCGTCGAGCGGCGGCTGGAACGACGGGTAGAGCTGGGTGCGGTCGTAGAGGCCGCGATAGCGCTCGCGGATGCGATCGCCGATCTCCTCGAAGGGCCCGGTCACCGCGAAGAGGTCCAGCGTCTCGTCGGAGATGAGGTCGGTCATGCCGGCCCAGTCCCCCGCGAGCGATTTCTGGTGCAGCCGGGGGACGAGGTCCTCGAGGCCGTGCGCGGCCAGCACCGGTTGGTACGTTCGCGTGGACGCGTAGAAGGCGATCTGCTGCTTCACCGCGCCCGCGTTGCGTCGCCGCTCCTCCTCCGTGTCGCCCAGCACCACCATGGTGGAAGCACGGAAGGTGAAGTCGGCGCGCGAGCGGCCGCCGCGCGCGAGGCCCTCGGCCACCGCGGGGTGCACGCACTCGCGCAGGTAGCGCGCGCTGTGGAAGGAGTGCACGTGCAGGCCGTCTCCCACCTCGCCCGCGATGCGGCACATCCGCGGGTTCACCCCGGCCAGGTACACCGGGATGCGTGGATGGTCGATCGGCCCCGGGTCGAAGAATGGCGTCATGAGGTCGAATCGGTAGGAGCGGCCCTCGAAGCGCAGTGGGGTGCGATGCTGCCAGCGATCCCAGATAGCCCGCAGGGCTCCCACGACCTCACGCATGCGCGGGCCCGGTGCCTCCCACGGGACCGAGAAGCGCCGCTCGTTGTGCGCCTTCACCTGAGAGCCGAGACCCATGACGAAGCGGCCGCCCGAAGCCTTCTGCAGGTCCCAGCCGGTGTGAGCCAGGATCATCGGGCTGCGCGGAAACGCCAGCGCGATGGCGGTGCCGAGGCCGATCCGTGTGGTTGCGCTGGCCGCGACCGCCAGCGGCAGAAACGGGTCGTGCCGCGTCTCGGCCGACCAGATCGCGCCGAAGCCCAGGTCCTCGGCGCGGCGCGCGTACTCGGCCACGGCCGGCAGGTCGAACGTCATCAATCCGATGTCGAGCCTCACGTGCCGTTCTCCAGATAGATCGAAGCGTTGCGCCGCAGCCCCGAAGGCTTCGCTCGAAGCAGGGCGGTGCCGCGGAAGCGCTGGCGGATGGCCTCGTCGTCCATGCTCGCGAGCGCGGCCGCCTCGGGGTAATGCTCCCGCGGTCTGAATTCGGTCTCGCGGCTGACCGGCGCCTTGCGATTCCACGGGCACACGTCCTGGCAGACGTCGCAGCCGAACTGCCAGCCTGCCATTCCCGCGTGGAGCCCCGGCTCGATCTCGCCGCGATGCTCGATGGTGAGATAGGAGATGCAGCGCCGGGCGTCCAGCACGTAGGGAGCCACGAAGGCCCCCGTTGGACAGGCGTCGAGGCAGGCCCGGCACGAGCCGCAGCGGTCGGCCAGCCGCTCGTCGAAGTCGAGATCGGCGGTGGTCAGCAGCACGCCGATGAAGAACCAGGAGCCGAGCGCCGGGTGGAGCAGCATGGTGTTCTTGCCGATCCAGCCGAGGCCGGCGCGCGCGGCCAGATCGCGCTCGAGCACGGGGCCCGTGTCCACGTAGCCGCGGCTGCGGGCGCCGGCGGCGTCGGCGAGATGGGCGGCCAGGCGGGTGAGACGCGGGCCGATGACGTCGTGGTAGTCGCGGCCCCACGCGTAGCGGGCCACCGGCGTCCACGAGTCATCGGGCGGCGCGCCCTGGTGGTAGTTCAGCGCCACGCAGACGGTGGCGCGCGCGCCCGGCAGCACCCGCCGCGGGTCCAGCCGCTCCTCCAGCCGCCGCCCGAGGTAGCCCATGGTGCCGGCGTGCCCGGCCTCGATCCAGCGGCGGAAGGCGGCGCCGTGCTCCGGCGGCTCGCACGGTCCGATCGTGACCAGGTCGAAGCCCAGCTCGAGCGCCAGGGCCTTGACCGACGCGGTGAGCGTGGTGGCGGCGAGCGTCATGGCCGGGAGCCGAGGCGCGCCTTGACGAGGAGGTGGCTGCGCGTCAGTGTGCGCCCCCCGCCCTCCAGGAACGCGATGTAGCGGAACCAGCGGCCGTCGGCGCGCCAGCGGTCCTCGAGGCCCACCGCCGCGGCCAGTCCCTCCTCGACCGACGAGAACCGCCGCACCTCGCGCTCCACCTCGAGCACCTCGACCACGAACCCGTGGCGCTCGAGCACGTCGCGCATCCGCGCCTCGTCGTAGGCGAAGCGGGAGACCCGGCCGGTCTCCTTCCACTGGTCCACGTGAAACGCGACCATGCCCAGGCAGTGGCCCGGCGAAAGTGCCGCCGCGGCGCGCTCGACGATGGCGTCCGAGGCGCAGAGATGCGCGGTGACCAGGTCGGGTTCCCAGGCACTGTAGGCATCGCGCTCGACGTCGGCCTCGTGGAATTCCGCGTTCGTCAGCGAGGCGGCCCGCGCGTGGCCGCGCGCTTCCGCGATGGCCGCGGCGTCTCGATCGAGGCCCACCACCCACTTCGCGGCCGGCGCCAGCGCCAGCGTCAGGCGGCCCGAGCCGCAGCCGACGTCCAGCACCCGGCTCCGATCGAGCGGCTCGGCGGCCAGCAGCGCGAGGAAGCGAGGACTCACCCCGGGCGCGGTCAGCGGGCTCGGCATGCGAGGGCGCGGTCTACTCGGTCCGGAACTATCCGGCCCGCTCGGTCCCGAGCTTGCCGTGTCCGCTCGGGTCTGCTCGTCCGACCTTGGAAGCACTTGGCATCGCCTCGGATCCCTTCGGATTCTACTGACACGGGGTCACACGGATCACGGAGTAACGTACACCCAAGCGCCGGCGGGCGCCCGGATGCACGCGAGCGGTTCCTGCCGTCTTGACCGGGGAAACGTAGTAATAGTTGGGCGCCCGGTGATCTCACCAATTGACCAGCGAGGGAAGGCATGAGAATCCCCTGTCAAAGCGAGACCAGGGGCTGAAAGATGTTTTGGATCGTCGCCTTCAGTTTGACCGTGGCCGGCGCGGTCGCCCATCTCCTGATAGGTGACAGTGGTGTGACGGTCGAACGCGCGGGCCGCGTCGGCCTCTTGTGGCTCAGCGTGGTCTTCTATGGCGCAGCCACTTTCTTGTCGGGCCTGCAACATGTGCTCGTTCCTGACCGGATTGCGGACTCCATTGGATGGCCGCGCGGCAGTGGCTTCCAGATCGAACTGGGATGGGCCGAGGTTGGTACGGGCGTTGCGGGGCTCTTAGGCCTTTGGTTCGGACTCCCGTACGTCGTTGGTCCGTGTGTTGCCGGTGCGATCTTCTACCTCGCCGCCGCAGTCGGCCACGCCCGCGACATGGCGAAGGGCAGCCGACGTCCCGGCACCGCAGGGCCAGTTTTCTACATCGACATTCTGGCCGCTACTGTCACTGTTCTGGCCATCTTCATGGCGCACCCATGGAGGACAGCGGCATGACATGCGCATCATCACTTGCTTCCTTGAGCTTCGGCCTTACTACCCCCGATCAGGCCACCTGCTTGAGGGCCGCCGCGGCGCGCGTGAAGGTGGGTGCGCTTCTGGATGATAAACGCGTCACGGAGCAAACGTACACGTAGTCGCGCGAGCCCTCCGCGGGGCGCGGCGCGGTGCCGCGCTCTCGGCGGTCCTGCCGCGCAGTTCTTCTCGACGGGCTTGACTGAGCGCGCGGCGTCGCGGATGTTAGCTCGGTGCATCGATCAATAGGCAGGCCGACCACAGGCGCGGGACCCGCAATGACGACCTTCGGGGGAAGGAGTTCAGCCGCGACCTGGGCCAGACTCAGGCTCGTGGTGGCCGCCGTAATCATCCTTGCGGTGCCATCCGTTGCCCATGCCCAGCCAGTCGGGAAAGTGCCTCGCGTAGGCTATCTGTCACCGTTCTCGGCGTCGGACCCCGACCTTCAGCATAGTCGCGACCTCTTCTTGCTGGCACTCCGCGAGCTCGGCTACGTGGAAGGTCAGAACGTCGCGGTCGAATACCGATGGGCGGAGGGGAAAAGCGAGCGGCTGTCG
This window of the Candidatus Methylomirabilota bacterium genome carries:
- a CDS encoding DUF6790 family protein produces the protein MFWIVAFSLTVAGAVAHLLIGDSGVTVERAGRVGLLWLSVVFYGAATFLSGLQHVLVPDRIADSIGWPRGSGFQIELGWAEVGTGVAGLLGLWFGLPYVVGPCVAGAIFYLAAAVGHARDMAKGSRRPGTAGPVFYIDILAATVTVLAIFMAHPWRTAA
- a CDS encoding aspartate/glutamate racemase family protein — its product is MRVQGGTNLYGFSVGILMLDTRFPRIPGDMGNAGTFDFPVRYHRVTGASPDRVVRQGQRELLPAFIEGARFLEREGVRAVTTNCGFLAKFQPEMAAAVAIPVFTSSLMLVPLVQRMLPPGRAVGVLTVDSTSLGSEHLAGAGISPDTPLVVAGLEGEKEFTRVLLDDLLSLDVEAARQEHLTVARRMVARNPEVGAIVLECTNMPPYRADIQAATGLPVFDITTLVRMVHESLRHGLSPRPE
- the def gene encoding peptide deformylase; translated protein: MAILKVARLGHPVLRQRALPVPIGEIRAAETQRLIDDMVETMREYNGAGLAGNQVHALKQICVIEVHGNPRYPDAPAIPLTVLINPVVTPLTEEKEDGWEGCLSVPDMRGVVPRFGSVRLEARDRDGGKIEVVAKEFFARVVQHETDHLNGVVYLDRMRDFTTLTHLAEWNKYWLGAEEQDD
- a CDS encoding methyltransferase domain-containing protein, with protein sequence MPSPLTAPGVSPRFLALLAAEPLDRSRVLDVGCGSGRLTLALAPAAKWVVGLDRDAAAIAEARGHARAASLTNAEFHEADVERDAYSAWEPDLVTAHLCASDAIVERAAAALSPGHCLGMVAFHVDQWKETGRVSRFAYDEARMRDVLERHGFVVEVLEVEREVRRFSSVEEGLAAAVGLEDRWRADGRWFRYIAFLEGGGRTLTRSHLLVKARLGSRP
- a CDS encoding TIGR03617 family F420-dependent LLM class oxidoreductase — protein: MRLDIGLMTFDLPAVAEYARRAEDLGFGAIWSAETRHDPFLPLAVAASATTRIGLGTAIALAFPRSPMILAHTGWDLQKASGGRFVMGLGSQVKAHNERRFSVPWEAPGPRMREVVGALRAIWDRWQHRTPLRFEGRSYRFDLMTPFFDPGPIDHPRIPVYLAGVNPRMCRIAGEVGDGLHVHSFHSARYLRECVHPAVAEGLARGGRSRADFTFRASTMVVLGDTEEERRRNAGAVKQQIAFYASTRTYQPVLAAHGLEDLVPRLHQKSLAGDWAGMTDLISDETLDLFAVTGPFEEIGDRIRERYRGLYDRTQLYPSFQPPLDDPRWPKVLAAFERAGGAMLQSDRERREAWPS
- a CDS encoding FAD-dependent oxidoreductase yields the protein MTQTADVIIVGAGIIGGSVAFHLLERDPRLRVVMLEKEALPGTGATSKATGGVRFQFSTEANVRLTQLSYRYFTHDREILGCSVDFIRHGYLFVTTSEDTLEQGRRSVGLQRGLGVPSEVLTPAQIQTHLAPLITDDLVGGTFCADDGSADPYSMLQGFLSVAKGRGLRLLTDHAVTGLVLNGERVTGVRTRRGDWSAPVVIDCAGPHADEIGAMAGVDIPSRPYRRQVMVTEPLPSLPAVFPLIVDLDTGFYVHRQGLSAVLMGGTDKDLQPGHDTTVDWGAFDAVFRAAARRVPPLAEAQVMRAYAGVRDLTPDYHGILGPAREAPGLYVACGFSGHGFMHAPAIGILMTEILLDGRAGSMDIDALSLDRFAAGRLRAEANMF
- a CDS encoding ferritin-like domain-containing protein, which encodes MTAEEFVARLDEANQAVLRRLEPDATLKPEVSGALTVTNLLKVALKNEIEATEIAARWLVGTSDVEVKMAFARQAGDEAKHYRMIADRLGELGFDARGFDPLAQGFGPLFNYLDALETTVERVAAGQFTREAIAVVKNRQFIEFCDRAGDAMTATLYREIIEPDERFHHQLGRSLLLKLATTPGAQEAARRAAVRTLTLAEELQGAALRTAGIHHAPGC
- a CDS encoding tetratricopeptide repeat protein codes for the protein MDPDPSLAEFTAAVRRPDPEVPLARAALLIAAAEQPGLDVDGYLSHLNGLADAAEPARRAGDALSRLHRLREFLFEEMGFAGDRADYYDPRNSHLNEVLDRRVGIPITLSLVLIETGRRLGLEMEGIGLPGHFITGARIAGEHVLLDPFNRGAILTVETCGQVVNRALGRPVRLTPAHFAPVDNRHFLARMLANLKGIYWRQEAWDKVVRVIDRLLALDPTAAGERRDRGTAWSSMGRLERGVADWERYLTEFPDAGDHEQVRSQLRRVRQKLARLN
- the queG gene encoding tRNA epoxyqueuosine(34) reductase QueG — protein: MTLAATTLTASVKALALELGFDLVTIGPCEPPEHGAAFRRWIEAGHAGTMGYLGRRLEERLDPRRVLPGARATVCVALNYHQGAPPDDSWTPVARYAWGRDYHDVIGPRLTRLAAHLADAAGARSRGYVDTGPVLERDLAARAGLGWIGKNTMLLHPALGSWFFIGVLLTTADLDFDERLADRCGSCRACLDACPTGAFVAPYVLDARRCISYLTIEHRGEIEPGLHAGMAGWQFGCDVCQDVCPWNRKAPVSRETEFRPREHYPEAAALASMDDEAIRQRFRGTALLRAKPSGLRRNASIYLENGT
- a CDS encoding TAXI family TRAP transporter solute-binding subunit, whose protein sequence is MLKRLGLVVMTLALVAALAGSATAQQSLTWTAGAVGGGWYTISGGMAELLREKAGLNVKVIPGGGTQNPLLVEKGDAELGMGLPPLLGAAYRGEDPYPGQKMEKLRALAGNMSLNTFHFYVAADSPFAKMTMEEIFKTKKPMRLAISKPGSSDVWVFEKIMEFYGYCQPGKSADCYKTWEAAGTKFFRGSYSEQAGAFKDRNVDGTFTFLALPGASITEASVGRELKILAFPKPLLEYLGKFGMGEGVIPPGTYPKAVNGNEPVVSATMGTTITVSSAMSNDLAYKITKALNDNADRVRKIHGSLADYDPSKGYLFLGVALHPGAEKYYREKGWLK